A window from Peromyscus eremicus chromosome 1, PerEre_H2_v1, whole genome shotgun sequence encodes these proteins:
- the LOC131926345 gene encoding olfactory receptor 10A7-like has product MPPSWASPPWTNQSRSRELEFVLLGFSHVPSLRPMLAVLFLAAFLLTLLGNTLIVMLTSLDPGLRVPMYFFLRQLALVEICFSLDVAPRLLVTLLRPGRGMFATSCALQLLLVLSCVTSECFLLTVMAWDRFLAICRPLHYGAIMSLRLCHLLAATCWLSGIPVALVFTIWLFNFPFCGPLGIRHFFCDIAPLLSLVCADTRVFEANVFVATVLVIMVPFCLIATSYIMILAAVLQMPSASGRHKALSTCASHLIVVILFYGTTGVIHLRPKASYSPESKQVVSLSYTMVTPMLNPLIYSLRNKEVKAAFGRVCCGRQGSRFHE; this is encoded by the coding sequence ATGCCACCTTCCTGGGCATCACCTCCCTGGACCAATCAGAGCCGCTCACGTGAGCTGGAGTTCGTGCTGCTGGGCTTCTCACATGTGCCCTCCCTGCGCCCAATGCTTGCAGTGCTCTTCCTGGCCGCCTTCCTGCTCACGTTGCTAGGCAACACGCTCATCGTCATGCTCACCAGCCTGGACCCAGGCCTGCGTGtgcccatgtacttcttcctgcgCCAGCTGGCGCTGGTGGAGATCTGCTTCTCATTGGACGTGGCGCCCCGTCTGCTGGTGACCCTGCTGCGGCCTGGACGCGGGATGTTCGCCACAAGCTGTGCCCTGCAGTTGCTTCTCGTGCTGTCCTGTGTCACATCCGAGTGTTTCCTCCTCACGGTCATGGCCTGGGACCGCTTCCTGGCCATTTGCAGGCCTCTGCATTATGGTGCCATCATGAGCTTGAGGCTGTGCCACCTGCTGGCCGCCACCTGCTGGCTTTCAGGAATACCAGTGGCTTTGGTCTTCACCATCTGGCTCTTTAACTTCCCCTTCTGTGGGCCACTGGGCATCCGGCACTTCTTCTGTGACATAGCACCTCTGCTGAGCCTGGTGTGCGCAGACACCAGAGTCTTTGAGGCCAACGTGTTTGTGGCCACTGTCCTCGTCATAATGGTTCCTTTCTGTCTTATAGCTACGTCCTACATCATGATTCTGGCTGCTGTCCTTCAGATGCCATCAGCCTCTGGGCGCCACAAGGCCCTGTCCACCTGTGCCTCCCACCTCATCGTGGTGATTCTGTTTTACGGCACCACGGGAGTCATCCACTTGCGCCCCAAGGCCAGCTACTCTCCTGAGAGCAAGCAAGTGGTGTCCCTGTCATATACCATGGTGACCCCCATGCTCAACCCTCTCATCTACAGCCTGCGGAACAAGGAGGTCAAGGCTGCCTTCGGGCGTGTGTGCTGTGGACGGCAAGGGTCTAGATTCCATGAGTGA